A genome region from Sphingobium sp. WTD-1 includes the following:
- the mfd gene encoding transcription-repair coupling factor: MTDLQKILKAKAPLTLSGVPAGFQPWLLADIARAAHGSDATRAVFVASDEQLMRAVADTAHYFAPEIELIEIPAWDCLPYDRASPSLRTASARLAGLHALQAKPKGPQLVLTTLNALTQRTLTPFRVRQLVARLAPKERIAITRLADMLQSNGYVRTDTVHDRGEFAIRGGIVDLFPGGEDQPLRLDFFGDEIETVRRFDPTDQRTTGSVDGFTLLPASEALLDEDTIKRFRGRYRETFGATATGDPLYQAVSEGRRLAGMEHWLPLFEEKLVPLTDHLGDDAIIIRDHGVVGAADARFEAIRDYHANRIAAKSADPGAYRPLKPEALYLDAAEWDAAAASWPMHATTPFHEPESATVLDFAVDGPRDFAPERAQNANVYEAVGKHIDALRRTKKKVVIASYSAGARERLSGLLADHGVARLAAADSWQEALGTATGGSAVLTVLGLDHGFTAPDVAVLTEQDMLGDRLVRRAKRKKSADAFLAELATLSPGDLVVHMDHGIGRYEGLTQIPVSKTAHDCVALSYAGGDKLYVPVENLEVLSRYGSDSEGVSLDKLGGEAWQRRKARMKERIREIAGELLKTAAQRALRPAEIAEPDAAGYPAFVDRFPYQETDDQDRAIGDVIEDLGAGRPMDRLVCGDVGFGKTEVALRAAFVAAMAGMQVVVICPTTLLARQHHMNFVERFRGFPLEIARLSRLVPDKEAKATKAGLADGTIDIVVGTHALLAKGLEFKRLGLVIVDEEQRFGVTHKERLKSLKTDVHVLTLTATPIPRTLQMAMSGLRELSVIQTPPVDRLAVRTYIMPWDGVVIREALLREHYRGGQSFFVVPRISDLTEVEEFLRTEVPEVKPIVAHGQMSATDVEERMSAFYDKRYDVLLSTTIVESGLDIPSANTLIIHRADRFGLAQLYQLRGRVGRSKTRAYAYFTTPANRIITETAEKRLKVLSDLDTLGAGFQLASHDLDIRGAGNLVGDEQSGHIKEVGFELYQSMLEDAIMDAKAGGAGLEARRDSFSPQISVDAPIMIPEEFVPDLDLRMGLYRRINELEDRQGLEAFAAELIDRFGKLPAPTQNLLKIIEIKQNCLKANIAKIDVGPKGALVSFFEDRFPNPAGLVAYVQRLDGVARLRPDSKVVVTRAWPDPAARLNGALQLSKGLAKAAG; the protein is encoded by the coding sequence ATGACCGATCTCCAGAAAATCCTGAAGGCGAAGGCGCCGCTCACTCTGTCCGGCGTGCCGGCCGGCTTCCAGCCCTGGCTGCTGGCGGACATTGCCCGCGCCGCCCATGGTTCGGATGCGACACGCGCCGTCTTCGTCGCCTCCGACGAGCAACTGATGCGCGCGGTCGCCGACACCGCCCATTATTTCGCGCCAGAGATCGAGCTCATCGAAATTCCCGCCTGGGACTGCCTGCCCTATGACCGGGCCAGTCCCTCGCTGCGCACCGCGTCGGCGCGCCTCGCCGGCCTTCATGCGCTCCAGGCAAAACCAAAGGGACCGCAACTGGTCCTCACCACCCTCAACGCCCTGACCCAGCGCACCCTCACCCCGTTTCGCGTCCGCCAACTGGTCGCGCGCCTTGCCCCCAAGGAGCGGATCGCGATCACGCGCCTCGCCGACATGCTGCAATCGAACGGCTATGTCCGCACCGACACGGTGCATGATCGCGGCGAGTTCGCCATTCGCGGCGGCATCGTCGACCTGTTCCCCGGCGGCGAGGACCAGCCGCTGCGGCTCGACTTCTTCGGTGACGAGATCGAGACGGTGCGCCGCTTCGACCCGACCGACCAGCGCACCACCGGCAGCGTCGACGGCTTCACCCTGCTTCCTGCATCCGAAGCGCTGCTGGATGAAGACACGATCAAGCGCTTCCGCGGCCGCTATCGCGAAACCTTCGGCGCGACCGCGACCGGCGACCCGCTCTATCAGGCGGTGAGCGAGGGTCGGCGCCTCGCCGGCATGGAACATTGGCTGCCCTTGTTCGAGGAAAAGCTGGTTCCGCTGACCGATCATCTGGGCGACGACGCGATCATCATCCGCGACCATGGCGTGGTCGGCGCGGCCGACGCCCGGTTCGAGGCGATCCGCGACTATCATGCCAACCGCATCGCCGCGAAATCGGCCGATCCCGGCGCCTATCGCCCGCTGAAGCCTGAAGCTCTCTATCTCGACGCCGCCGAGTGGGACGCCGCCGCCGCCAGCTGGCCGATGCACGCCACCACCCCCTTCCACGAGCCCGAAAGCGCCACCGTGCTCGATTTCGCCGTCGACGGCCCGCGCGATTTCGCGCCGGAACGCGCGCAGAACGCCAATGTCTATGAGGCGGTCGGCAAGCATATCGACGCGCTGCGCCGCACGAAGAAGAAGGTGGTGATCGCCAGCTATTCGGCCGGCGCACGCGAGCGCCTGTCGGGCCTGCTCGCCGATCATGGCGTCGCCCGCCTCGCCGCTGCCGACAGCTGGCAGGAGGCACTCGGCACCGCGACGGGCGGCAGCGCCGTCCTCACCGTCCTCGGCCTCGACCATGGCTTCACCGCGCCCGACGTCGCCGTCCTCACCGAACAGGATATGCTGGGCGATCGCCTGGTCCGCCGCGCCAAGCGCAAGAAGAGCGCCGACGCCTTCCTCGCCGAACTCGCCACCCTCTCCCCCGGCGACCTGGTCGTTCATATGGACCATGGCATCGGCCGCTATGAGGGGTTGACGCAGATTCCGGTCAGCAAGACCGCGCATGACTGCGTCGCCCTCTCCTATGCCGGCGGCGACAAGCTCTATGTGCCGGTCGAAAATCTCGAAGTCCTCTCCCGCTACGGCTCCGACAGCGAGGGCGTGAGCCTCGACAAGCTGGGCGGCGAGGCCTGGCAGCGACGCAAGGCGCGGATGAAGGAGCGGATCCGCGAGATTGCGGGCGAACTGCTCAAGACCGCCGCCCAACGCGCCCTGCGCCCGGCCGAAATCGCCGAACCCGACGCCGCCGGCTATCCCGCCTTCGTCGACCGCTTCCCCTATCAGGAAACCGATGATCAGGACCGCGCGATCGGCGATGTCATCGAAGACCTCGGCGCCGGCCGCCCGATGGACCGCCTGGTTTGCGGCGATGTCGGCTTCGGCAAGACCGAAGTAGCTCTCCGCGCCGCCTTCGTCGCCGCGATGGCCGGGATGCAGGTGGTGGTGATCTGCCCCACCACCCTGCTCGCGCGCCAGCACCATATGAATTTCGTCGAGCGCTTCCGCGGTTTCCCGCTGGAAATCGCCCGCCTCTCCCGCCTCGTCCCCGACAAGGAGGCGAAGGCGACCAAGGCGGGCCTCGCCGACGGCACGATCGACATTGTCGTGGGCACCCACGCTCTGCTCGCCAAGGGGCTGGAGTTCAAGCGCCTCGGCCTCGTCATCGTCGACGAGGAACAGCGTTTCGGCGTCACCCACAAGGAACGCCTCAAGTCCCTGAAGACCGACGTCCATGTCCTCACCCTCACCGCCACCCCGATCCCGCGCACGCTCCAGATGGCGATGTCGGGCCTGCGCGAACTCTCGGTCATCCAGACCCCGCCGGTCGATCGCCTGGCGGTGCGCACCTACATCATGCCCTGGGACGGCGTCGTCATCCGCGAGGCGCTGCTGCGCGAACATTATCGCGGCGGCCAGAGCTTCTTCGTCGTGCCGCGCATCTCCGACCTGACCGAGGTCGAGGAATTCCTGCGCACCGAAGTGCCCGAGGTGAAGCCGATCGTCGCCCATGGCCAGATGAGCGCCACCGACGTCGAGGAGCGCATGTCCGCCTTCTACGACAAGCGCTATGACGTGCTGCTCTCCACCACCATCGTGGAATCCGGCCTCGACATTCCCAGCGCCAACACCCTCATCATCCACCGCGCCGACCGCTTCGGCCTTGCCCAGCTCTATCAGCTGCGCGGCCGCGTCGGCCGGTCGAAGACGCGCGCCTATGCCTATTTCACCACGCCCGCCAACCGCATCATCACCGAAACGGCGGAAAAGCGGCTCAAGGTGCTGTCCGATCTCGATACGCTGGGCGCCGGCTTCCAGCTTGCCAGCCACGATCTCGACATTCGCGGCGCCGGCAACCTCGTCGGCGACGAACAGTCGGGCCATATCAAGGAAGTCGGCTTCGAACTCTACCAGTCGATGCTGGAGGACGCGATCATGGACGCCAAGGCCGGCGGCGCCGGCCTCGAAGCGCGCCGTGACAGCTTCTCGCCCCAGATCAGCGTCGACGCGCCGATCATGATCCCGGAAGAATTCGTGCCAGACCTGGACCTGCGCATGGGGCTCTATCGCCGCATCAACGAACTGGAGGACCGCCAGGGGCTGGAGGCCTTCGCCGCCGAACTGATCGACCGCTTCGGCAAGCTGCCCGCGCCGACCCAGAACCTGCTCAAGATCAT
- a CDS encoding succinate dehydrogenase assembly factor 2 encodes MNDNPLMRRLKFRAWHRGTREADYTVGGFFERYHASWNDEQIAWFERFMDEQDADIIGWALGTIPVPEEWKGPMMDQFLKLDFVKIEN; translated from the coding sequence GTGAACGACAACCCGCTGATGCGTCGCCTGAAATTCCGCGCCTGGCACCGGGGCACGCGCGAGGCGGATTATACGGTCGGCGGCTTCTTCGAACGCTATCATGCGAGCTGGAACGACGAACAGATCGCCTGGTTCGAACGCTTCATGGACGAACAGGATGCCGACATCATCGGCTGGGCGCTCGGCACCATCCCCGTGCCGGAAGAATGGAAGGGCCCGATGATGGACCAGTTCCTGAAGCTCGATTTCGTCAAGATCGAAAACTGA